One genomic window of Malaciobacter molluscorum LMG 25693 includes the following:
- a CDS encoding DHA2 family efflux MFS transporter permease subunit: MEERYPALKGFALVLGAFILSFGNFIVVLDTTVTNVAIPTISGDLGVSTTQGTWVITTYAVAEAITVPLTGWLSKQFGEVRVFLISVIGFVIFSTLCGLSSSLEFLIIFRIFQGLTAGPIIPLSATLLLSIFPKDKSNVAMAIWGMMTVVAPIFGPILGGYISDNWHWAWIFYINIFFGLILIFGTIFVLKDRETKITKTKIDYVGLFLLIIFVSAFQIMLDKGRELDWFESTYITTCAIISFISLVLFIIWELTQEYPILDLSVAKSKNWTISTLILSFTFAVFFGNVLISPLWLQQIMGYTATWSGIAVAPIGILAVISSPIVGKLIPKIDSRLIVIYGMAVLAIAFYMRALLNIDATFYSVAIPTLILGAGIPACMITLTSLGISELKPNQITSGAGLQNFLRIMAMAIGSSLSQTYWEHMQKVNRVELLNAQDYSQKIEMIKHLNSDFTTQSAYIYFSNMIQKQAVMLATNDFYAIATILIILFGFLAFFLNPLKKVVA; this comes from the coding sequence ATGGAAGAAAGATATCCAGCTTTAAAAGGCTTTGCTTTAGTATTGGGAGCTTTTATATTATCTTTTGGTAATTTTATTGTTGTTTTAGATACTACTGTAACAAATGTTGCCATTCCTACAATCTCAGGAGATTTAGGAGTTTCAACTACACAAGGAACTTGGGTTATTACAACATATGCAGTTGCCGAAGCAATAACGGTACCTCTTACAGGGTGGTTAAGTAAACAATTTGGAGAAGTAAGAGTTTTTCTAATTTCTGTTATTGGTTTTGTAATCTTTTCTACTTTATGTGGACTTTCTAGTTCTTTAGAGTTTTTGATTATATTTAGAATATTTCAAGGATTAACAGCAGGTCCAATTATTCCTCTTTCTGCAACATTACTTTTATCAATATTTCCAAAAGATAAATCTAATGTTGCAATGGCTATTTGGGGTATGATGACAGTTGTTGCACCAATTTTTGGTCCTATATTAGGTGGTTACATATCTGATAATTGGCATTGGGCTTGGATTTTTTATATCAATATTTTCTTTGGATTAATATTAATATTTGGAACAATATTCGTTTTAAAAGATAGAGAAACAAAAATAACAAAAACTAAAATAGATTATGTTGGATTATTTTTACTTATTATTTTTGTAAGTGCATTTCAAATTATGTTAGATAAAGGTAGAGAGTTAGATTGGTTTGAATCTACATATATAACAACTTGTGCAATCATTTCTTTTATTTCATTAGTTTTATTTATTATTTGGGAATTAACACAAGAATACCCTATTTTAGATTTAAGTGTTGCAAAATCAAAAAATTGGACTATTTCAACACTTATATTAAGTTTTACTTTTGCAGTATTTTTTGGAAATGTACTAATAAGTCCTTTATGGCTTCAACAAATCATGGGATATACAGCAACTTGGTCAGGTATTGCTGTGGCTCCTATTGGAATTTTGGCAGTAATAAGTTCTCCTATAGTAGGAAAATTAATACCCAAAATTGATTCAAGATTAATAGTTATATATGGAATGGCAGTTTTAGCAATTGCATTTTATATGAGAGCCCTTTTAAATATTGATGCAACTTTTTATTCAGTTGCTATTCCCACTCTTATATTAGGTGCAGGAATTCCAGCGTGTATGATTACTTTAACTTCACTTGGAATATCAGAATTAAAACCGAACCAAATTACAAGTGGAGCAGGATTACAAAATTTTTTAAGAATTATGGCTATGGCTATTGGTTCATCTTTAAGTCAAACGTATTGGGAACATATGCAAAAAGTAAATAGAGTCGAATTATTAAATGCACAAGATTATTCACAAAAAATAGAGATGATAAAACATTTAAATAGTGATTTCACTACACAAAGTGCATATATTTATTTTTCTAATATGATTCAAAAACAAGCTGTAATGTTAGCAACAAATGATTTTTATGCAATAGCAACTATTTTAATTATACTATTTGGATTTTTAGCATTTTTTCTAAATCCATTAAAAAAAGTAGTAGCATAA